Proteins encoded within one genomic window of Gammaproteobacteria bacterium:
- a CDS encoding amino acid adenylation domain-containing protein: MSGTAMEQAFPCSYAQQRLWFLEQLEAPGAAYNVRLAVRLRGEVDAGLLQRALDAVVARHEALRTSLRQQDGELMQVVAAMAHVPLQILSMEGADTAALRREVGVLSGHVFDLASGPLLRAWLLCAAPGDQVLLLLAHHVISDAWSGGVLFRDLMEHYAALRESRPPRLPELPVQYADFAAWQREWLQGEALQGQLAWWREALAGAPPLLELPTDRPRPAVQGFRGSRWTRILERALVDELQAFARREACTPFMVLLAAFDVLLARCSGQTDIVVGTPVAGRRRTELEPVIGFFANTLAMRVDLTGDPDFREVLARVRRNVLGAVAHQDLPFEKLVEALQPLRSLSHAPLFQVMFILQNTPWEAASVPGLVIEPAETDASGAAKFDLTLSATGFDGELWLGVEYNSDLFDAPTVARFAAWYEQLLRAALAAADTPIGELPLATAAELSAALASGQGEDRELDPRQGLHQLVSAQAARRPDAVALECGAERWTYAELDGRAAALAARLRALGAGPGTVVGIALERSPAMVATLLGVARAGAAWLPLDPAYPDQRLHFMLRDSGARWLITQRALALRFAAFDGVLCLEDLGAGDCLLSPAQEGIEAGQLAYLIYTSGSSGEPKGVRVTHAAVVNFLRSMQREPGIHETDRWLAVTTLSFDIAVLELLGPLSVGATVVIATTEQARDGAALAQLLARSRIGIMQGTPATWRALLASGWRGSPGLRALCGGEALPADLAAALLEAGATLWNLYGPTETTIWSSCARITDPTDIGAGLPIDNTQVYILDEAMRPLPDGVPGEICIGGAGVAQGYHGRPALTAARFVADPFRPSAGARLYRTGDRGRRRADGRLQVLGRLDGQLKLRGFRIEPGEVEAALARCAGVAQCAVGLREAAGGEPALVAWVVAAGAAPSADSLRAALRRVLPEYMVPGHFLFLERLPLTANGKLDRLALPAPAGVEPVASHAAPRSAQEATLCALFAAVLGMHRAVGIDEDFFALGGHSLLATRLVARVRAVSGVALPLRAVFESPTVAGLALRLAAAGPAPLPPLLPRARAGDRAPLSPAQQRLWFLEQLEPGSSAYHLHAAFELRGPLELPALEQALQDLVDRHEALRTRFGGGADGSGEQYIAARGSLPLERIVPAPGEDPVERLLALVERPFDLGRGPLLRVVLLELGPGERLLLLVMHHIVADGWSMAVLFGELSACYAARCRGEPAQLPPLAVQYADYASWQRRGLEDGELARQIDYWREQLDGLPAYIRLPEDRPRRPLQRHRGARLGHGIGRRVLDALHALAQRERATLFMVLLAGFQALLSRFTGEEDMAIGTPVAGRGHRELEGLIGFFVNTLVLRGDLRGNPTLRELLARTRRTALDAFAHADVPFEKLVEVLQPPRDPGRTPLFQVLFNLHNEPSRPLRLPGVAVTRRSLPRRTSKFDLALSLVEHSDGLDMSLEYDIDLFDTRTVSLLAEGYVRMLEAFAGDAGQRLGEVVVQEVAEEVPAEKVPEKVPVTISTPSVPVTTGLRGNGDWHLFRHLFNDGHLFRNGHLFTDTTLPARFAAVAAADPGRLAVSDGQGSWSYGELERRVEQVASRLAAAGAKGRVALLLGQDRVMVAGVLGVLRAGCAYVPLDPHAPRARQEQILAASGATAVVSDARQLAAAAWLAGSGLPRVRADEEGESPSGPPPMPDDPAAAAYLLFTSGTTGEPKAVTQTQEHVLGLVGSWSRQLGIGPEDRLGLFSGYGYDAAVQDLFGALLNGASVHVLDLRGGASAPELVDRIADERLTLLHFTPTVYRYLFGGRVSCEQNLSAVRLVVLGGEEARRSDLELFRLRFARGARLVNGLGLTECTTVLQYFADHDTRVLGERLPVGRPVPGVQVRIVGDGWQGELEIESPWLAVGCGPRYRSGDRLWRLPDGQWQWAGREDRQLKLRGQRIEPAEVEAALVACEGIGEAAVLLREVEGEGMLVAHVVAGEGFDEAATRRRLRERLPEYMVPGAFVVVAGLPRKANGKLDEAGLPPPARRQPAVAVPARTEIERRLLALWSGVLGREGIGIDDDFFALGGHSLLATRLIARVRDAFALELPLLALFEAPTVAGMAQALERTAARPADPALPPLTRRSRRTGA, translated from the coding sequence ATGAGCGGTACCGCCATGGAACAGGCCTTCCCCTGCTCGTACGCGCAGCAGCGGCTGTGGTTCCTCGAGCAGCTGGAGGCGCCTGGCGCCGCTTACAACGTGCGCCTCGCGGTGCGCCTGCGCGGTGAGGTCGATGCCGGGTTGCTGCAACGGGCCCTCGATGCCGTGGTTGCGCGCCACGAGGCACTGCGCACCAGCCTGCGCCAGCAGGACGGCGAACTCATGCAGGTGGTGGCTGCCATGGCCCATGTGCCGCTGCAGATTCTTTCCATGGAAGGCGCGGACACGGCTGCCCTGCGTCGCGAAGTCGGTGTCCTGAGTGGTCATGTGTTCGACCTCGCCAGCGGCCCGCTGCTGCGCGCCTGGCTGCTGTGCGCGGCGCCGGGCGACCAGGTGCTGCTGCTGCTCGCGCACCACGTCATCTCCGATGCCTGGTCGGGCGGCGTGCTGTTCCGCGACCTGATGGAGCACTACGCCGCGCTCCGCGAATCGCGGCCGCCACGCTTGCCGGAGCTGCCCGTGCAGTACGCCGATTTCGCGGCCTGGCAGCGCGAGTGGTTGCAGGGCGAGGCGTTGCAGGGGCAGCTGGCCTGGTGGCGCGAAGCCCTGGCCGGCGCGCCGCCGTTGCTGGAACTGCCGACCGACCGGCCGCGGCCGGCGGTGCAGGGCTTCCGCGGCAGCCGCTGGACGCGGATCCTCGAGCGCGCGCTGGTCGACGAACTGCAGGCCTTCGCCCGGCGCGAAGCCTGCACGCCGTTCATGGTGCTGCTGGCGGCATTCGACGTGTTGCTGGCCCGCTGTTCGGGCCAGACAGACATCGTCGTCGGCACGCCGGTGGCCGGACGCCGGCGCACGGAACTCGAGCCGGTCATCGGTTTCTTCGCCAACACGCTCGCCATGCGCGTGGACCTGACCGGCGATCCCGACTTCCGCGAGGTCCTGGCCCGCGTGCGGCGCAACGTGCTCGGCGCCGTCGCGCACCAGGACCTGCCGTTCGAGAAGCTGGTGGAGGCACTGCAGCCGCTGCGCAGCCTGAGCCACGCGCCGCTGTTCCAGGTCATGTTCATCCTGCAGAACACCCCCTGGGAGGCGGCCAGCGTGCCCGGCCTCGTCATCGAGCCGGCGGAGACCGATGCCAGCGGCGCCGCGAAATTCGACCTCACGCTTTCGGCGACCGGTTTCGACGGCGAGCTGTGGCTCGGCGTCGAGTACAACAGCGACCTGTTCGACGCGCCGACCGTGGCGCGCTTCGCCGCCTGGTACGAGCAGCTGCTGCGCGCGGCGCTGGCTGCTGCCGACACGCCGATCGGCGAGCTGCCGCTGGCCACCGCCGCGGAACTGTCCGCCGCGCTCGCCAGCGGCCAGGGCGAAGACCGGGAACTCGACCCGCGGCAGGGGTTGCATCAGCTGGTGTCGGCGCAGGCCGCGAGACGGCCCGACGCCGTTGCCCTGGAGTGCGGCGCGGAACGCTGGACCTACGCCGAACTCGACGGCCGGGCCGCGGCGCTGGCGGCGCGCCTGCGCGCGCTGGGTGCCGGGCCGGGCACCGTGGTGGGCATCGCGCTGGAGCGATCGCCGGCGATGGTCGCGACGCTGCTCGGTGTGGCGCGCGCCGGCGCGGCCTGGCTGCCGCTGGACCCGGCCTACCCCGACCAGCGCCTGCACTTCATGTTGCGGGACTCGGGCGCGCGCTGGCTCATCACGCAGCGCGCGCTGGCCCTGCGCTTCGCCGCCTTCGATGGCGTGCTCTGCCTGGAGGATCTCGGCGCGGGAGACTGCCTGCTGTCGCCCGCGCAGGAGGGCATCGAGGCCGGGCAGCTCGCCTACCTGATCTACACCTCCGGCAGCAGCGGCGAACCCAAGGGCGTGCGTGTCACGCATGCCGCCGTGGTCAACTTCCTGCGCAGCATGCAGCGCGAGCCCGGCATCCACGAGACGGATCGCTGGCTGGCGGTGACCACGCTGTCCTTCGACATCGCCGTGCTCGAGCTGCTGGGCCCGCTGTCGGTGGGCGCCACCGTGGTCATCGCCACGACGGAGCAGGCGCGCGACGGCGCCGCCCTCGCGCAACTGCTGGCCCGCTCGCGCATCGGCATCATGCAGGGCACGCCGGCGACCTGGCGCGCGCTGCTGGCGAGTGGCTGGCGCGGCAGCCCGGGGCTGCGCGCGCTCTGCGGTGGCGAGGCCCTGCCCGCGGATCTCGCCGCGGCGCTGCTGGAGGCGGGTGCCACGCTCTGGAACCTCTACGGACCGACGGAAACCACCATCTGGTCGAGCTGCGCCCGCATCACGGACCCCACCGACATCGGCGCGGGGCTGCCCATCGACAACACGCAGGTCTACATCCTCGACGAGGCCATGCGTCCTCTGCCCGACGGCGTGCCGGGAGAGATCTGCATCGGCGGTGCCGGCGTCGCGCAGGGCTATCACGGCCGGCCCGCGCTGACGGCGGCGCGCTTCGTTGCCGATCCGTTCCGCCCGTCGGCCGGTGCGCGCCTGTACCGCACCGGCGATCGGGGGCGGCGCCGTGCCGACGGCCGCCTGCAGGTGCTGGGGCGGCTCGACGGGCAGCTGAAGCTGCGCGGCTTCCGCATCGAGCCGGGTGAGGTGGAGGCCGCGCTGGCCCGCTGTGCCGGCGTGGCGCAGTGTGCCGTGGGTCTGCGCGAAGCGGCGGGCGGTGAGCCGGCGCTGGTGGCCTGGGTGGTCGCGGCGGGCGCGGCGCCCTCCGCAGACAGCCTGCGTGCCGCGCTGCGCCGCGTACTGCCGGAGTACATGGTGCCCGGGCATTTCCTGTTCCTCGAGCGCCTGCCGCTCACCGCCAATGGCAAGCTCGACCGCCTGGCACTGCCGGCACCCGCGGGCGTGGAGCCGGTGGCGAGTCACGCGGCGCCCCGCTCGGCGCAGGAGGCCACGCTGTGCGCGCTGTTCGCCGCGGTCCTCGGCATGCATCGCGCCGTGGGCATCGACGAGGATTTCTTCGCGCTCGGCGGCCACTCGCTGCTGGCGACCCGGCTGGTGGCGCGCGTGCGCGCGGTGTCCGGCGTCGCGCTGCCGCTGCGGGCGGTGTTCGAATCGCCCACCGTGGCGGGTCTGGCCCTGCGTCTGGCGGCGGCCGGGCCGGCACCGCTGCCGCCCCTGCTGCCGCGGGCCAGGGCAGGCGACAGGGCGCCGCTGTCGCCGGCGCAGCAGCGGCTGTGGTTCCTCGAGCAGCTCGAGCCGGGCAGCAGCGCCTATCACCTGCATGCGGCTTTCGAGCTGCGTGGTCCGCTGGAGCTGCCGGCGCTGGAGCAGGCACTGCAGGATCTCGTGGACCGGCACGAGGCGTTGCGCACCCGCTTCGGCGGCGGTGCCGACGGCAGCGGCGAGCAGTACATCGCCGCCCGCGGTTCGCTGCCGCTGGAGCGCATCGTGCCCGCACCAGGCGAGGATCCGGTCGAGCGGCTGCTGGCGCTGGTGGAGCGGCCCTTCGACCTCGGCCGCGGACCGCTGCTGCGGGTGGTGCTGCTCGAACTCGGCCCCGGCGAGCGGCTGTTGCTGCTGGTGATGCATCACATCGTCGCCGACGGCTGGTCGATGGCGGTGCTCTTCGGCGAGTTGTCGGCCTGCTACGCGGCCCGTTGCCGTGGCGAGCCGGCGCAGCTGCCCCCGCTGGCCGTGCAGTACGCCGATTACGCCAGCTGGCAACGGCGCGGGCTCGAAGATGGCGAGCTGGCACGGCAGATCGACTACTGGCGCGAACAGCTGGATGGCCTGCCAGCGTACATCCGCCTGCCCGAGGACCGGCCGCGACGGCCGCTGCAGCGCCATCGCGGCGCACGCCTCGGACACGGCATCGGGCGCCGGGTCCTGGATGCACTCCACGCGCTGGCGCAGCGCGAGCGGGCGACGCTGTTCATGGTGCTGCTGGCGGGTTTCCAGGCGTTGCTGTCGCGCTTCACGGGCGAGGAGGACATGGCGATCGGCACGCCGGTGGCCGGGCGCGGGCACAGGGAGCTCGAGGGGCTGATCGGCTTCTTCGTCAACACGCTGGTGCTGCGCGGTGACCTGCGTGGCAACCCGACGCTGCGGGAGCTGCTGGCGCGCACGCGGCGCACGGCGCTGGATGCCTTCGCCCACGCCGATGTGCCCTTCGAGAAACTCGTCGAGGTGCTGCAGCCACCGCGCGACCCCGGCCGCACGCCGCTGTTCCAGGTGCTGTTCAACCTGCACAACGAACCGTCGCGGCCGTTGCGGCTGCCGGGCGTGGCGGTGACGCGGCGGTCGCTGCCGCGGCGCACGTCGAAGTTCGACCTGGCCCTGTCGCTGGTCGAGCACTCCGACGGCCTCGACATGAGCCTCGAGTACGACATCGACCTGTTCGACACGCGGACGGTGTCGCTGCTGGCGGAGGGTTACGTGCGGATGCTGGAGGCGTTTGCGGGCGACGCAGGTCAGCGGCTGGGCGAGGTGGTGGTGCAGGAGGTGGCGGAAGAGGTGCCAGCGGAAAAGGTGCCTGAAAAGGTGCCAGTCACCATTTCCACCCCGAGCGTGCCGGTCACCACTGGTCTGCGCGGAAATGGTGACTGGCACCTTTTCAGGCACCTTTTCAATGACGGGCACCTCTTCCGAAATGGGCACCTTTTCACTGACACCACCCTGCCGGCGCGCTTTGCCGCGGTGGCGGCTGCCGACCCGGGGCGGCTGGCGGTGTCGGATGGTCAGGGGAGCTGGAGCTACGGGGAACTCGAGCGGCGGGTGGAGCAGGTGGCCTCGCGGCTGGCGGCGGCCGGGGCGAAGGGCAGGGTAGCGCTGCTGCTCGGGCAGGACCGGGTGATGGTGGCCGGGGTGCTCGGGGTGCTGCGCGCGGGCTGCGCCTACGTGCCGCTCGATCCCCATGCGCCACGGGCCCGGCAGGAGCAGATCCTCGCCGCCAGCGGGGCGACGGCGGTGGTGAGCGATGCGCGGCAGCTGGCGGCGGCAGCGTGGCTGGCCGGGAGCGGCCTGCCGCGGGTGCGGGCCGACGAGGAAGGGGAGAGCCCATCGGGACCGCCGCCGATGCCCGATGATCCGGCGGCCGCGGCCTACCTGCTCTTCACCTCGGGCACCACGGGAGAGCCGAAGGCGGTCACCCAGACGCAGGAGCATGTGCTCGGACTGGTCGGCAGCTGGAGCCGGCAGCTCGGCATCGGGCCGGAGGACCGGCTGGGGCTGTTCTCCGGCTACGGCTACGACGCGGCGGTGCAGGACCTCTTCGGTGCGCTGCTCAACGGAGCCTCGGTGCATGTGCTGGACCTGCGCGGCGGGGCGAGCGCACCGGAGCTGGTGGACCGCATCGCTGACGAACGCCTCACGCTGCTGCACTTCACCCCGACGGTGTACCGCTACCTGTTCGGCGGACGGGTGAGCTGCGAACAGAACCTCTCGGCGGTGCGCCTGGTGGTGCTCGGCGGCGAGGAGGCGAGGCGCAGCGACCTGGAGCTGTTCAGGCTGCGCTTTGCGCGGGGAGCGCGGCTGGTCAACGGGCTGGGGCTGACCGAGTGCACGACGGTGCTGCAGTACTTTGCCGACCACGACACGCGGGTGCTGGGCGAGAGGCTGCCGGTGGGAAGGCCGGTGCCCGGGGTGCAGGTCCGGATCGTCGGGGATGGCTGGCAGGGGGAGCTGGAGATCGAGAGCCCGTGGCTGGCAGTGGGCTGCGGCCCGCGCTACCGCAGCGGGGACCGGCTGTGGCGGCTGCCCGACGGGCAGTGGCAGTGGGCGGGGCGGGAGGACCGGCAGCTGAAGCTGCGGGGCCAGCGCATCGAGCCGGCGGAGGTGGAGGCGGCGCTGGTCGCGTGCGAGGGGATCGGCGAGGCGGCGGTGCTGCTGCGGGAGGTGGAGGGCGAGGGGATGCTGGTGGCCCATGTGGTGGCGGGGGAGGGCTTCGACGAGGCGGCCACGCGCCGGCGACTGCGCGAGCGGTTGCCGGAGTACATGGTGCCCGGTGCGTTCGTCGTCGTCGCCGGCCTGCCGCGCAAGGCGAACGGCAAGCTCGACGAGGCGGGGCTGCCGCCACCGGCGCGGCGGCAGCCGGCGGTGGCGGTGCCGGCGCGCACGGAGATCGAGCGGCGGCTGCTGGCGCTGTGGAGCGGGGTGCTGGGGAGAGAAGGGATCGGCATCGACGACGACTTCTTTGCGCTCGGCGGGCACTCGCTGCTGGCGACGCGGCTGATCGCGCGGGTGCGCGATGCGTTCGCGCTGGAGCTGCCGCTGCTCGCGCTGTTCGAGGCGCCCACCGTCGCCGGCATGGCGCAGGCGCTCGAGCGCACCGCGGCACGGCCGGCCGACCCGGCGCTGCCGCCGCTCACGAGGCGGTCGCGCCGCACCGGCGCTTGA
- the folE gene encoding GTP cyclohydrolase I FolE, with the protein MSADENQTIQAMEGHFREIITLLGEDVGREGLVRTPERAAQAFHFLTRGYRQNLDDLINEAVFTSDTEELVIVRNIEMYSLCEHHMLPFIGKCHVAYLPEGKVLGLSKIARIVDFFARRLQIQEVLTRQVAETVQKAIHGRGVGVVIEAQHMCMMMRGVEKQNSIMTTSCMLGSFRDQPQTRNEFLGLIR; encoded by the coding sequence ATGTCCGCCGACGAGAACCAGACCATCCAGGCCATGGAAGGCCACTTCCGCGAGATCATCACCCTGCTCGGCGAGGACGTGGGGCGCGAGGGCCTGGTGCGCACGCCCGAGCGCGCCGCCCAGGCCTTCCACTTCCTGACGCGCGGCTACCGGCAGAATCTCGACGACCTGATCAACGAGGCGGTGTTCACCAGCGACACCGAGGAGCTGGTCATCGTCCGCAACATCGAGATGTACTCGCTCTGCGAGCACCACATGCTGCCCTTCATCGGCAAGTGCCACGTCGCCTACCTGCCCGAAGGCAAGGTGCTCGGCCTGTCGAAGATCGCGCGCATCGTCGACTTCTTCGCGCGCCGCCTGCAGATCCAGGAAGTGCTCACCCGCCAGGTCGCCGAGACGGTGCAGAAGGCCATCCATGGCAGGGGCGTCGGCGTCGTCATCGAGGCCCAGCACATGTGCATGATGATGCGCGGCGTGGAGAAGCAGAACTCCATCATGACCACGTCGTGCATGCTCGGCAGCTTCCGCGACCAGCCGCAGACGCGCAACGAGTTC